CGGAATCACAACGCAAGGCATCCCCTTCTGCTGCGCGATGAAGTGTCCAGGCCCCACGACCACACTCGGACACGCGATCGACACCGAGCGCAGCCCCAGATTCGCCTTTGCTCCGCCTGCCACCATGTTGGCCAATTCTCCGATCGCGTCTGCAAACTCCGCCTCATCTCGTTCAAGTCGCTCACCACAGAACAGCATCACCACCGCTTCGGCTGTATCGATCGGAAAACTGAGCACGACCGATCCATTGACATCCCCGCTCATCCCGATCACTCCCGACACGTCGCGCGGGGCAGCGAAGCCATTCTTCAACCGCGGCATGCCGACACTGACCGGAAGCTGCATCATCGTCATGAGCACATTTTGAATGCTCAGTATGAACGGCTCTATGAGTTTCAAGTCCATCATCACACTCCTGTCATTCATGCAGCTACTGCCTGTTGCCCTTCACTTCGCAGCATCCACCGCGCGAGCGCATCAACCTCCACAATCCAAATCGCACACCCATCCGTGCCCACGCTCGCCCCAATGAATGGACATCGCTCTCCCTGCCCAGTCATCGGCTTGACGACTACTTCTTCCTGCCCGATCACGTCCGACACCACCAATGCCATCAACTGCTCGTGCACTCTGAGAACGACCGCAACATGAGCTACCTCGTCTTGCTGTCTCTTCACGCCAAATGCTTCCGCCGCCAGGATCGCC
This is a stretch of genomic DNA from Phycisphaeraceae bacterium. It encodes these proteins:
- a CDS encoding chemotaxis protein CheX, coding for MNDRSVMMDLKLIEPFILSIQNVLMTMMQLPVSVGMPRLKNGFAAPRDVSGVIGMSGDVNGSVVLSFPIDTAEAVVMLFCGERLERDEAEFADAIGELANMVAGGAKANLGLRSVSIACPSVVVGPGHFIAQQKGMPCVVIPCMTDLGGFSIEIAIRLASEVEEVQSSSARARA